One genomic segment of Cellulophaga sp. HaHaR_3_176 includes these proteins:
- a CDS encoding DUF4835 family protein, with product MRKSLLILLLVVIFPFCVSAQELNAIITINSDQVGQTNQQVFKTLERSLNDFVNKTKWTNRNYKENEKVNVRMFITVSEYQNDSFKASIQLQSSRPVFNTSYESPVFNYKDNQFDFNYTEFQPLVYSENVFESNLVSVIAYYAYIMLGIDADTFELNGGTDFYRKAQNIVTQAQGTSAAGWSQNSSDRTRFELVDNLLSNTFKEYRVTMYNYHRKGLDILADNNSTGKQVISGSMRLIETLVKRRPNAFLVQTFFDAKSEEIQNVFSDGPKVDIVQLKETLNRIAPFYSSTWSEIQY from the coding sequence ATGCGTAAGTCTCTTTTAATCCTTCTTTTGGTGGTGATATTTCCTTTTTGTGTAAGCGCACAAGAATTAAATGCGATTATTACTATTAATTCAGATCAGGTAGGGCAGACAAACCAACAGGTTTTTAAAACCTTAGAGCGTTCACTTAATGATTTTGTAAATAAAACAAAGTGGACAAATAGAAATTATAAAGAAAACGAAAAAGTAAATGTGAGAATGTTTATTACGGTTTCTGAATATCAAAACGATAGTTTTAAAGCTAGTATTCAATTGCAATCTTCAAGACCTGTATTTAATACATCATACGAAAGTCCCGTTTTTAATTATAAAGACAATCAATTTGACTTTAATTACACTGAATTTCAGCCACTTGTTTATAGTGAGAACGTTTTTGAATCAAACTTGGTAAGCGTTATAGCATATTACGCATATATAATGTTGGGTATTGATGCAGATACATTTGAGTTGAATGGCGGAACAGATTTTTACAGAAAAGCACAAAATATTGTAACACAGGCACAAGGTACTAGTGCTGCAGGTTGGAGCCAGAACTCCAGTGATAGAACTCGTTTTGAGTTAGTTGATAATTTATTATCGAACACTTTCAAGGAATACAGAGTAACAATGTACAATTACCATAGAAAAGGCTTAGATATACTTGCTGATAATAATAGTACAGGAAAACAAGTAATATCAGGTAGTATGCGTTTAATAGAAACTTTGGTTAAACGACGCCCTAATGCTTTTCTAGTGCAAACCTTTTTCGATGCAAAATCAGAAGAGATTCAGAATGTTTTTTCTGATGGCCCTAAGGTTGATATTGTACAATTAAAAGAAACATTGAATAGAATAGCTCCTTTTTATTCGAGTACTTGGAGTGAAATTCAATACTAA
- the coaBC gene encoding bifunctional phosphopantothenoylcysteine decarboxylase/phosphopantothenate--cysteine ligase CoaBC, translating to MLSGKNILLGITGGIAAYKTTFLVRLLIKAGANVKVILTDSASSFVSPLTLATLSKNPVLSSFVKDENNEISWNHHVELGLWADYMVVAPATANTLSKMANGVCDNLLMAIYLSAKCPVFFAPAMDLDMYKHPSSLASFEKLQSFGNIMVPATSGELASGLHGEGRMAEPEDIVQFLKNYILKGLPLKGKKVLVTAGPTYEAIDPVRFIGNHSSGLMGFELAKAAASFGAEVILISGPSHLSIDHDLITLHRVISAKEMYDKVHEYYNGVNIAIAAAAVADYRPKIVADQKIKKKAEEFTVELTKNKDILLSMGEQKKNQFIVGFALETENEVENAIGKLKKKNLDAIVLNSLNDTGAGFGKKTNKISFIDKNSDIKTFELKTKAEVALDILNEIIKRINA from the coding sequence ATGTTGAGCGGAAAAAACATCCTATTAGGTATTACAGGAGGTATTGCCGCTTATAAAACAACATTTTTAGTTCGCTTACTTATTAAAGCTGGTGCTAATGTTAAAGTTATTTTAACAGATAGTGCCAGCTCTTTTGTTTCTCCACTTACCTTAGCTACACTTTCTAAAAATCCAGTTCTTTCTTCTTTTGTAAAAGATGAAAACAATGAAATTTCTTGGAATCATCATGTAGAACTTGGTCTTTGGGCTGATTATATGGTTGTAGCGCCTGCAACTGCAAATACATTGTCTAAAATGGCAAATGGTGTTTGTGATAATTTATTGATGGCTATTTATTTATCTGCAAAATGCCCTGTTTTTTTTGCTCCAGCAATGGATTTAGATATGTATAAGCATCCATCATCTTTAGCTTCTTTTGAAAAATTACAATCTTTTGGTAACATTATGGTACCTGCAACCTCTGGTGAATTAGCAAGTGGTTTGCATGGTGAAGGACGTATGGCAGAGCCAGAAGATATAGTGCAATTTTTAAAAAATTACATTTTGAAAGGATTGCCACTAAAAGGTAAAAAGGTTTTAGTTACTGCAGGGCCAACTTATGAGGCAATCGATCCTGTTCGTTTTATAGGTAATCATTCATCTGGTTTAATGGGTTTTGAGCTTGCAAAAGCAGCTGCGAGTTTCGGAGCAGAAGTTATTTTAATATCAGGTCCCAGTCATTTAAGTATTGATCACGATTTAATTACGTTACACCGTGTAATATCTGCAAAAGAAATGTATGATAAGGTTCACGAGTATTATAATGGCGTTAATATAGCTATAGCGGCTGCTGCGGTAGCAGATTATAGGCCTAAAATTGTAGCAGATCAGAAAATTAAGAAGAAAGCTGAAGAGTTTACTGTTGAGTTGACAAAGAATAAAGATATTTTATTGTCAATGGGAGAGCAAAAAAAGAATCAATTTATAGTAGGTTTTGCTTTAGAAACAGAAAATGAAGTTGAGAATGCTATTGGTAAGCTTAAAAAGAAAAATTTAGATGCAATAGTCCTTAATTCTTTAAATGATACAGGGGCAGGTTTCGGAAAGAAAACAAATAAAATTTCATTTATAGATAAGAATTCAGATATAAAAACGTTTGAATTAAAAACCAAGGCAGAGGTGGCGTTGGATATTTTAAATGAAATTATAAAAAGAATAAATGCGTAA
- a CDS encoding DNA-directed RNA polymerase subunit omega yields MNMNDLKNSKAPVSTVTINKNEFDAPTGNIYEAIAIASKRAVQINSEIKKELLEKLEEFATYSDSLEEVFENKEQIEVSKFYEKLPKPHALAVTEWLDDKIYHRNTAKDLE; encoded by the coding sequence ATGAATATGAACGATTTAAAAAACTCAAAAGCTCCTGTTTCGACAGTTACCATCAACAAGAATGAGTTTGATGCTCCTACAGGAAACATTTATGAAGCAATAGCAATTGCTTCTAAAAGAGCTGTTCAGATTAACTCTGAAATTAAAAAAGAGTTATTAGAAAAGTTAGAAGAGTTTGCTACTTACAGCGATAGCTTAGAAGAAGTTTTCGAAAATAAAGAGCAAATTGAAGTTTCTAAATTCTACGAAAAATTACCTAAGCCACACGCTTTAGCAGTTACAGAGTGGTTAGATGATAAAATTTATCACAGAAATACAGCGAAAGATCTAGAATAA
- a CDS encoding outer membrane protein assembly factor BamD, giving the protein MFRKMRPFLSVFVLALVFTSCSEYQKVLKNDDVKAKYDMAEKYYDAEDYKRANRLLEQIAPKYIGKPQGERVMFFLSNSLFQIKDYSTAGYQFERFIKSYPKSDKAQEAGFLGAKSYYMLSPKYSLDQTDTDKALQKLQTFINTYSDSEFMPEANAMAKELTSKKELKALEIAKQFAKLGEFYTLNYSISAIAALDNFVLDYPGSIYKEEALYYKVKATTILALNSTENKKQERLADAKTAYTSLKKNFPQTEYEKKAGDLMDKVEKELQNYSK; this is encoded by the coding sequence ATGTTTAGAAAAATGCGACCTTTTTTAAGTGTGTTTGTTTTAGCTTTAGTTTTTACCTCATGTAGTGAGTATCAAAAGGTACTTAAAAATGATGATGTAAAGGCAAAGTATGATATGGCAGAAAAGTATTATGACGCCGAAGATTATAAAAGAGCAAATAGACTATTAGAGCAAATTGCACCTAAATATATAGGTAAGCCTCAGGGAGAGCGTGTTATGTTCTTTTTATCAAATTCGTTATTTCAAATTAAAGATTATAGTACAGCAGGTTATCAGTTTGAGCGTTTCATAAAATCGTATCCAAAAAGTGATAAAGCACAAGAAGCGGGTTTTTTAGGAGCTAAAAGTTATTATATGCTTTCTCCAAAATATTCTTTAGATCAAACAGATACGGATAAAGCACTTCAGAAATTACAAACTTTTATTAACACATACTCAGATTCAGAGTTTATGCCAGAAGCAAATGCAATGGCAAAAGAGTTGACATCGAAAAAAGAATTAAAAGCTTTAGAAATAGCAAAGCAGTTTGCAAAACTAGGGGAGTTTTATACTCTTAATTATTCTATTTCTGCAATTGCGGCTTTAGATAATTTTGTTTTAGATTATCCTGGATCTATTTATAAAGAAGAAGCTTTATATTATAAAGTAAAGGCTACAACAATTTTAGCTTTAAATAGTACAGAGAATAAAAAGCAAGAACGTTTGGCAGATGCAAAAACAGCTTATACGTCTCTTAAAAAGAATTTTCCTCAAACCGAATATGAAAAGAAGGCGGGTGATTTGATGGATAAAGTAGAAAAAGAATTACAAAATTATTCAAAGTAA
- the dapA gene encoding 4-hydroxy-tetrahydrodipicolinate synthase codes for MEHLYGTGVALVTPFNDDFSVDVAGLQRVVEHSITGGVDYLVVLGTTAETATLTQAEKELVVKTIIQTNAGRLSLVLGVGGNNTALVVEELKTIDLSEFAAILSVSPYYNKPTQEGIYQHFKAISIASPKPIIIYNVPGRTGSNMQASTTIRLAQDFKNIVAIKEACGDMNQIGEILKEKPEDFLLISGDDITALPTVLAGGAGVISVIGQGLPAEFSRMIRLGMQKEIGEAYEIHHSLEEGMNLIFEEGNPAGIKAIFEILTISKAIVRLPLMEATPSLKSKINHFVTALNEVSA; via the coding sequence ATGGAGCATTTATACGGCACAGGAGTAGCACTTGTTACCCCTTTTAATGATGATTTTTCGGTTGATGTAGCAGGCTTGCAACGTGTCGTTGAGCACAGTATTACTGGAGGAGTAGATTATTTAGTGGTTTTAGGAACAACTGCAGAAACAGCTACACTTACACAGGCTGAAAAAGAGTTGGTTGTAAAAACAATAATACAGACTAATGCAGGAAGATTATCCTTAGTATTAGGGGTTGGAGGTAACAATACAGCTTTAGTTGTAGAAGAGTTGAAAACTATTGATCTGTCAGAGTTTGCTGCTATTCTATCAGTTTCTCCGTATTATAACAAACCTACTCAAGAAGGAATTTACCAACATTTTAAAGCTATTTCAATTGCTTCACCAAAGCCTATAATCATTTATAATGTACCAGGTAGAACGGGCAGTAATATGCAAGCGTCTACAACAATTAGGTTGGCACAAGATTTTAAAAATATTGTAGCAATCAAAGAAGCTTGTGGTGATATGAATCAAATTGGAGAGATTTTAAAAGAAAAACCAGAAGATTTTCTTTTAATTTCTGGTGATGACATTACAGCATTACCAACGGTTTTAGCTGGTGGTGCAGGAGTTATTTCTGTAATTGGACAAGGTTTGCCAGCAGAATTTTCTAGAATGATACGATTAGGTATGCAAAAAGAAATTGGCGAAGCTTATGAAATACACCATAGTTTAGAGGAAGGAATGAATCTTATTTTTGAAGAAGGTAACCCTGCGGGTATCAAAGCTATTTTTGAAATACTAACAATCTCAAAAGCCATAGTGCGCCTGCCTTTAATGGAGGCTACGCCATCATTAAAATCAAAAATAAACCATTTTGTTACTGCTTTAAATGAGGTTTCTGCTTAA
- a CDS encoding 5'-nucleotidase C-terminal domain-containing protein, translated as MILKIKQIVIIITLISVTSCKEEPFKLSEIAGKQIVITDSISETTKIKDFIAPFQKHIDKVLDSTLAYAPYKITKEDGEFNTTAGNLMADAVLELVQPVFFNRTRKNVDFVLLNHGGIRSIISKGNVTTRTAYEVMPFENTIMVASLKGKAVRELVNYLIKSKRPHPISGIQIIINNDESINAVNIQNKPFDENKVYYIATSNYLVNGGDHMDFFKEHISLTETDYLIRNIMIDYFEKNDTIAPIVDDRFVKLDK; from the coding sequence ATGATTTTAAAAATTAAACAAATTGTTATAATTATAACACTCATAAGTGTTACATCCTGTAAAGAAGAGCCTTTCAAGTTATCGGAAATAGCAGGTAAACAAATAGTTATAACAGATTCTATATCTGAAACAACTAAAATAAAAGATTTTATCGCTCCTTTTCAAAAGCATATTGACAAAGTTTTAGATAGCACTCTCGCATATGCACCATATAAAATAACAAAAGAAGACGGAGAATTTAACACCACAGCGGGTAACTTAATGGCTGATGCTGTTTTAGAATTAGTTCAACCTGTCTTTTTTAATAGAACAAGAAAAAATGTTGACTTTGTGCTTTTAAATCATGGTGGTATACGTAGTATTATATCTAAAGGTAATGTAACAACTCGCACAGCCTATGAAGTTATGCCTTTTGAAAATACAATTATGGTTGCGTCGTTAAAGGGTAAGGCTGTTAGAGAATTAGTAAATTATTTAATAAAATCTAAAAGACCACACCCCATATCTGGCATACAAATTATAATTAATAATGATGAAAGTATAAATGCTGTAAACATTCAGAATAAGCCTTTTGATGAGAATAAAGTATACTATATAGCGACATCAAATTATTTGGTTAATGGCGGTGATCATATGGATTTTTTCAAAGAACATATCTCGTTAACAGAAACAGATTACTTAATCAGAAATATAATGATTGATTATTTTGAAAAAAATGACACTATAGCCCCTATTGTAGATGATAGATTTGTAAAATTAGATAAATAA
- a CDS encoding bifunctional UDP-sugar hydrolase/5'-nucleotidase, with protein sequence MDRRKFISNTTATSAFVGLGGLSLNSCLSDNSKKITILHTNDVHSHIDAFPSSHSEFPNMGGLARRATLVDSLRKENPHTLLLDAGDIFQGTPYFNFYGGELEFKLMSMLKYDAATIGNHDFDNGIGGLYAQIPNANFKLISANYDFSNTVMDGHCKPYEVYIKDGIKIGVYGIGIELSGLVNKKMYKETAYLDPFEIALDTERLLKEEEKCDLIICLSHLGYQYTSDKPDDLKLAAKSKYTNLIIGGHTHTFLKKPTVIKNSVQENILVNQVGCFGINLGKIDFYFDSKKNISANGVSIAV encoded by the coding sequence ATGGATAGAAGAAAATTTATTTCGAACACTACGGCTACATCAGCTTTTGTTGGCTTAGGAGGATTATCATTAAATTCTTGTTTATCTGATAATAGCAAAAAAATTACAATTTTGCACACCAATGATGTGCATAGTCATATTGATGCTTTTCCCAGCAGCCACTCCGAGTTTCCTAACATGGGTGGCTTAGCGAGGCGAGCAACTTTAGTAGATTCACTTAGAAAGGAAAACCCGCATACATTATTATTAGATGCTGGAGATATTTTTCAAGGCACCCCCTATTTTAATTTTTACGGTGGCGAGCTAGAGTTTAAGCTTATGAGTATGCTTAAATATGATGCTGCGACAATTGGTAATCATGATTTTGATAATGGTATTGGTGGTTTATATGCTCAAATACCTAATGCCAATTTTAAATTAATATCTGCTAACTATGATTTTTCAAACACAGTTATGGATGGACATTGTAAGCCTTATGAAGTATATATTAAAGATGGTATAAAAATTGGCGTTTATGGCATTGGCATTGAACTTAGTGGCCTTGTTAACAAAAAAATGTATAAAGAAACAGCTTATCTTGATCCTTTTGAAATTGCATTAGACACAGAAAGACTATTAAAAGAAGAGGAGAAATGTGACTTAATCATTTGTTTATCTCACCTAGGCTATCAATATACAAGTGATAAGCCCGACGACCTTAAGCTTGCCGCTAAAAGTAAATACACAAATTTAATAATCGGAGGACACACCCATACTTTCTTAAAAAAGCCAACGGTTATAAAAAATAGTGTTCAAGAAAATATTTTAGTAAACCAAGTAGGTTGTTTCGGAATAAACTTAGGTAAAATTGATTTTTATTTTGATAGTAAGAAAAACATTTCGGCTAATGGTGTAAGTATTGCTGTATAA
- a CDS encoding GNAT family N-acetyltransferase codes for MKIIKTDYNNKDYKALVVELDADLAIKDGEDHSFYNQFNSSEGINNVIVIYKNDIAVGCGAIKPFNRGTVEIKRMFVKPEHQGKGLGSLILKALEDWAKLLNYSACVLETGIRQPDAIALYKKNGYLIIENYGQYIGVENSICFKKNI; via the coding sequence ATGAAAATTATTAAAACAGATTACAATAATAAAGATTACAAAGCTTTGGTTGTTGAATTAGATGCAGATTTAGCCATTAAAGATGGTGAGGATCACTCTTTTTATAATCAATTTAATAGCTCAGAAGGTATTAATAATGTAATTGTCATTTACAAAAACGACATTGCAGTAGGTTGTGGAGCTATAAAACCTTTTAACAGAGGTACTGTTGAAATAAAAAGAATGTTTGTAAAACCTGAACATCAAGGAAAAGGTTTAGGTTCTTTAATTTTAAAGGCTTTAGAAGATTGGGCAAAGTTACTCAACTATAGCGCATGTGTACTAGAAACAGGTATTAGACAACCAGATGCAATTGCACTTTATAAGAAAAATGGGTATCTTATTATTGAGAACTACGGGCAGTATATAGGAGTCGAAAATAGTATTTGCTTTAAAAAAAATATATAA
- a CDS encoding cold-shock protein — protein sequence MSKGTVKFFNDTKGFGFITEEGVDKDHFVHISGLIDEIREGDEVEFDLEEGKKGLNAVNVKVL from the coding sequence ATGAGTAAAGGCACAGTAAAATTCTTCAATGACACTAAAGGTTTTGGTTTTATCACTGAAGAAGGTGTGGACAAAGATCATTTCGTTCACATTTCTGGATTAATCGATGAAATTCGCGAAGGTGATGAAGTTGAATTCGATCTAGAAGAAGGTAAAAAAGGTTTAAATGCAGTAAATGTAAAAGTACTTTAA
- a CDS encoding sodium:proton antiporter, which translates to MDYFFIIAVLVFLSATFGYINVRFLKLPNTIGLMLISIVFTLGVFALSYFDDTLLNAEKFIITQIDFKTVLLDVMLSFLLFAGALHTNFEQLKVQRWPIFAFSTLGVLVSTFLVGTLMYYILQIFHLDIAYINCLLFGSLISPTDPIAVLGILKKAGVPKKLETKIVGESLFNDGVGVVVFLTIFKFASPSTETITPLDVLELFGVEVVGGVLLGLLLGWVTYKLLKSIDDYDIEVIITLATVMVGTVIAQKFHLSAPLAMVTAGLVVGNDTLRSDAMSETTEVYVDKFWELLDILLNTLLFVLIGMELLVLTFKVEYVLAGLVAVPVILVCRYLSLLMPINFFKKKLDFVPNTNLIMTWGGLRGGISIALALSLSEEMNRDLILVITYVVVVFSILVQGLTVGKLVKRLA; encoded by the coding sequence ATGGACTATTTTTTTATCATCGCAGTACTTGTATTTCTTTCGGCAACTTTTGGTTATATAAATGTTAGGTTTTTGAAATTGCCAAATACCATTGGTTTGATGTTAATTTCGATTGTTTTTACCTTAGGTGTATTTGCATTAAGTTATTTTGATGATACATTATTGAATGCGGAGAAATTCATAATTACTCAAATAGATTTTAAAACTGTTTTATTAGATGTAATGCTTAGTTTTTTGTTGTTTGCAGGGGCTCTACACACTAATTTTGAGCAATTAAAGGTACAACGTTGGCCTATTTTTGCTTTTTCTACATTGGGTGTTTTGGTGTCTACTTTTTTGGTAGGAACATTAATGTATTACATATTACAAATTTTTCATTTGGATATAGCATATATAAATTGTCTGTTATTTGGCTCTCTTATTTCTCCAACAGACCCAATTGCTGTTTTAGGTATTTTAAAAAAAGCAGGCGTGCCTAAAAAATTAGAAACTAAAATAGTAGGGGAGTCGCTTTTTAATGACGGTGTTGGGGTTGTAGTTTTTTTAACCATTTTTAAATTTGCGTCTCCGAGTACAGAAACTATCACCCCTTTAGATGTATTAGAGTTGTTCGGTGTTGAGGTTGTAGGTGGTGTATTGTTAGGATTGCTTTTGGGTTGGGTAACTTATAAATTATTAAAATCTATTGATGATTATGATATTGAGGTTATAATTACTTTAGCAACAGTTATGGTAGGTACTGTAATAGCTCAAAAGTTTCATCTTTCAGCGCCATTAGCTATGGTCACAGCTGGTTTAGTTGTTGGTAATGATACGTTGAGAAGTGATGCTATGTCTGAAACCACAGAGGTTTACGTAGATAAATTTTGGGAATTATTAGATATTTTGTTGAATACATTACTATTTGTTTTAATAGGGATGGAATTGTTGGTTTTAACCTTTAAAGTAGAATATGTATTGGCAGGCTTAGTGGCTGTTCCTGTAATACTAGTATGTAGGTATTTATCTTTATTAATGCCAATTAATTTTTTTAAAAAGAAACTCGATTTTGTGCCAAATACAAATTTAATAATGACGTGGGGGGGCTTGCGTGGTGGTATTTCTATAGCATTAGCCTTAAGTTTGTCTGAAGAAATGAATAGAGATTTAATTTTAGTAATTACCTATGTAGTTGTAGTGTTTTCGATATTAGTACAAGGGTTAACGGTGGGTAAACTAGTTAAAAGATTGGCATAA
- a CDS encoding TrkH family potassium uptake protein, whose protein sequence is MKNKFLKKFLNSYKKFQVSKSPQLNLVWGFFIYTFIGFILLSLPIFHINSVSIIDNLFTSTSAISTTGLATVSLSESYNIFGQVLIILLVQIGGVGYMTLTTYYLLLTTRRITNWHQKIIGAEFTIPNTLNIVDFLKSAFIFTFIMEFIGAICFYFAFKDSGMESSKAIWYGIFHSTSAFCTAGFGLLNDSFISYQNNNYINAIISILAIAGSLGFIVVTDLWYRISGRSKNISFTTKIIIYGFNLLLFLGTIITYFTEPLVDNKDNALMTSFFQAMTAITTVGFNTTNTGLLSNPILLLLIFLMYIGASPSGTAGGMKVTTLTAVLAVIKSRLLGQKKVTFMKRKIPIDRLYVATSTFILYTCLLFLFSFLLTFTEKDSFENILFEAASALGTVGLSTGLTSNLTLTGKILIIILMFIGRVGVLTFGFALLSKKDHKEIKMIQEDLAV, encoded by the coding sequence ATGAAAAATAAATTTTTAAAGAAATTTCTAAATTCTTATAAAAAGTTTCAAGTAAGCAAATCTCCTCAACTAAATTTGGTTTGGGGTTTTTTCATATATACTTTCATTGGTTTTATTCTTTTATCGCTTCCAATTTTTCATATCAATAGCGTATCAATAATTGATAACTTATTTACCTCAACATCTGCAATTTCTACTACAGGACTTGCTACAGTAAGTTTATCTGAATCTTATAATATCTTCGGGCAAGTATTAATTATTTTATTAGTACAGATTGGAGGTGTTGGATATATGACTTTAACGACCTATTATTTATTATTAACAACTCGAAGAATAACAAATTGGCATCAAAAAATTATTGGAGCTGAATTTACCATACCGAATACACTTAATATTGTCGATTTTTTAAAAAGCGCCTTTATTTTCACTTTTATAATGGAATTTATTGGAGCAATTTGTTTTTATTTTGCTTTTAAAGATTCCGGAATGGAGTCCTCTAAAGCAATTTGGTACGGAATTTTTCATAGTACATCTGCTTTTTGTACTGCTGGATTTGGACTTTTAAATGACAGCTTCATAAGCTATCAAAATAACAATTACATAAATGCAATTATATCAATACTCGCTATAGCTGGATCATTAGGTTTTATTGTTGTTACCGATTTATGGTATCGTATTTCAGGAAGATCAAAAAATATATCTTTCACAACTAAAATAATAATTTATGGCTTTAACTTATTACTCTTTTTAGGTACCATTATTACTTATTTTACAGAACCTTTAGTCGATAATAAAGATAATGCTCTGATGACATCATTTTTTCAAGCCATGACAGCAATAACTACCGTAGGCTTTAACACTACAAATACAGGCCTATTATCTAACCCAATACTATTATTACTTATATTTTTAATGTACATAGGTGCTTCACCCTCTGGTACTGCAGGCGGAATGAAGGTTACAACACTAACAGCTGTATTAGCTGTTATAAAAAGCAGACTACTCGGTCAAAAGAAAGTAACCTTTATGAAAAGAAAAATACCTATTGATAGACTTTACGTAGCTACTTCTACATTTATACTCTACACTTGTTTACTTTTTCTTTTTAGTTTTTTACTGACTTTTACAGAAAAAGATTCTTTTGAAAATATTCTTTTTGAAGCTGCATCAGCCCTAGGGACAGTTGGATTAAGCACTGGTTTAACTAGTAACTTAACTTTAACAGGTAAAATACTAATTATTATACTCATGTTTATAGGTAGAGTTGGCGTACTTACTTTCGGGTTCGCCTTACTTTCTAAAAAAGATCATAAAGAAATAAAAATGATACAAGAAGATTTAGCGGTTTAA
- a CDS encoding sugar kinase, whose protein sequence is MSQIITFGEVLMRLSPEGNKKFIQSNTLEFYFGGTEINVGISISNFGGKVKHITCISDDFIGDTAISYLNKFDVDTSSIVRSSRPLGVYFLEVGAVMRPSSISYNRSHSSFSEIQPAMVNWEKSLEDANWFHWTGITPALCQGGFDTLREGLKLARKKGITVTADPTYRNGLWKYGQEPKEALCELLEYSTIFIGGINEINEVLGTDFTYSNDDFIEASKQLILRFPSITKVFDKIRTSVNSSWHKIRARMWNGQEFRETQDLDITHVVDRIGTGDAFAAGLIYGLQQFDDYKSMEFASAACALKHTYEGDVNFATVKEVMAILEGNTTGRLNR, encoded by the coding sequence ATGAGTCAAATAATTACATTCGGAGAAGTATTAATGCGATTATCCCCAGAAGGGAATAAAAAATTCATACAATCAAATACATTAGAGTTTTACTTTGGAGGTACAGAGATTAATGTAGGAATCTCTATTTCTAATTTCGGTGGTAAAGTAAAGCATATTACATGTATTTCAGATGATTTTATTGGTGATACAGCTATATCTTACTTAAATAAGTTTGATGTTGATACGTCTTCTATAGTACGCTCAAGCAGGCCGTTAGGAGTGTATTTTTTAGAAGTAGGAGCAGTTATGCGTCCGAGTTCTATATCATACAACAGATCGCATTCTTCATTTTCTGAAATTCAACCAGCGATGGTGAATTGGGAGAAATCGTTAGAAGATGCTAATTGGTTTCATTGGACAGGGATTACACCAGCATTATGTCAAGGTGGTTTTGATACTCTTAGAGAGGGTTTAAAATTAGCTCGTAAAAAAGGAATTACTGTAACAGCAGATCCGACTTATAGAAATGGATTATGGAAATATGGTCAAGAACCAAAAGAAGCTCTATGTGAGTTACTAGAGTATTCTACCATTTTTATAGGGGGAATTAATGAGATTAATGAAGTATTAGGAACTGATTTTACATATTCTAATGATGATTTTATAGAGGCAAGTAAACAATTGATACTTCGCTTTCCATCAATAACAAAGGTGTTTGATAAAATAAGAACTTCAGTAAATTCTTCATGGCATAAAATTCGTGCTAGAATGTGGAATGGTCAGGAGTTTAGAGAAACTCAAGACTTAGATATAACTCATGTTGTAGATAGAATAGGAACTGGAGACGCTTTTGCTGCAGGTTTAATTTATGGTTTACAACAGTTTGATGATTATAAGTCTATGGAGTTTGCCAGTGCAGCCTGTGCTTTAAAACATACGTATGAGGGTGATGTTAATTTTGCAACCGTTAAGGAAGTTATGGCAATTTTAGAGGGGAATACTACGGGAAGATTAAACCGCTAA
- a CDS encoding lmo0937 family membrane protein, whose protein sequence is MRSLLWLVAVICIIVWLLGMLGVVPGIGTNSLIHILIVIAVVVILYNIISGRKPL, encoded by the coding sequence ATGAGAAGTCTTCTTTGGCTTGTAGCCGTTATTTGCATCATTGTATGGCTTTTAGGAATGCTAGGTGTTGTGCCTGGTATAGGCACCAATAGTTTAATTCACATTCTTATAGTCATTGCTGTTGTAGTAATACTTTACAATATTATTTCTGGTAGAAAACCACTATAG